One Alkaliphilus sp. B6464 genomic window carries:
- the murJ gene encoding murein biosynthesis integral membrane protein MurJ, whose product MKKTAILLMMLTIFSKIFGFARDIILSYFYGASNISDVYLISTTIPIAIFSFVGVGISTGYIPMYSKVENKKGTEKANQFTSNLVNTLLIICTALVIFGLVFTAPLVKLFASGFEGETLDLAIKFTRISIAGIYFSTLIFVYSGFLQIKGNYIIPALIGFPLNIVTILSIVVSARTDVVVLAIGGIIASMAQLAFIVPFVYKEGYKYKFILNIKDKYIKSMAYMAIPVIIGVSVNQINTLVDRTLASNLAVGGISALNYANKLNGFVQGIFVMSLTTVMYPAISKMAAEKNMEGLKKSVSEAISSINLLVIPATVGAMVFAGPVVNLLFGRGAFDAGAVTMTSSALFYYSIGMIGFGLRDVLARAFYSLQDTKTPAINAAIAMFINIVLNIILSKFLGIGGLALATSISAIFCTGLLFTNLRKKIGPFGMKSIIVSFMKILCASLVMGIIARLSYNSLLRIIGANLSLVVSIGIGAVIYFIIIYFMKIEEVDTMINVVKKKLKRSVNND is encoded by the coding sequence ATGAAAAAAACCGCAATACTTTTAATGATGTTAACTATATTTTCTAAAATATTTGGTTTTGCGAGGGATATTATTCTCTCATATTTTTACGGTGCATCAAATATAAGTGATGTCTATTTAATATCTACCACTATACCAATTGCAATCTTTTCGTTTGTAGGGGTAGGTATATCTACTGGTTACATACCTATGTATAGTAAAGTAGAGAATAAAAAAGGAACAGAGAAAGCGAATCAATTTACTAGTAATCTTGTAAATACATTATTAATAATATGTACAGCCTTAGTTATATTTGGACTTGTATTTACAGCTCCCTTGGTGAAATTATTTGCATCAGGTTTTGAGGGCGAGACTTTAGATCTAGCTATTAAGTTTACTAGAATAAGCATAGCTGGAATTTATTTTTCCACACTTATATTTGTATACAGCGGATTTTTACAGATTAAGGGTAACTACATTATACCAGCTTTAATAGGATTTCCTTTGAATATTGTTACTATACTCTCTATAGTTGTAAGTGCGAGGACTGATGTTGTAGTTTTAGCTATAGGTGGTATTATTGCTAGTATGGCACAGCTGGCGTTTATAGTGCCATTTGTATATAAAGAAGGATATAAATATAAGTTTATATTAAATATAAAAGATAAATATATAAAAAGTATGGCTTATATGGCAATACCTGTAATAATAGGAGTATCTGTTAATCAAATTAATACTTTGGTTGATAGAACATTAGCATCTAATTTAGCAGTAGGCGGAATATCAGCTCTTAACTATGCTAATAAACTAAATGGTTTTGTTCAAGGAATATTTGTTATGTCATTGACGACTGTAATGTATCCCGCAATATCTAAAATGGCAGCAGAAAAGAACATGGAAGGACTTAAAAAGTCTGTATCAGAAGCTATAAGTAGTATTAATCTGTTAGTTATACCTGCCACAGTAGGAGCGATGGTATTTGCAGGTCCAGTAGTTAATCTTTTGTTTGGTAGGGGAGCTTTTGATGCTGGGGCAGTAACCATGACATCTAGTGCTCTATTTTACTACTCTATAGGTATGATAGGGTTCGGTTTAAGGGATGTATTGGCAAGAGCTTTTTATTCCCTGCAAGATACTAAGACGCCTGCTATAAATGCAGCAATAGCCATGTTTATAAATATAGTATTAAATATTATACTTTCTAAATTTTTAGGCATAGGTGGGCTTGCTCTGGCAACGAGTATATCTGCTATATTTTGTACTGGGCTATTATTTACAAATCTTCGTAAAAAGATAGGTCCATTTGGTATGAAAAGCATAATCGTATCCTTTATGAAAATACTATGTGCCTCATTAGTTATGGGAATAATAGCTAGATTATCATATAATAGTTTACTTAGGATTATTGGCGCTAATTTATCCTTAGTAGTTTCAATAGGCATAGGTGCTGTAATATATTTCATTATTATCTATTTTATGAAGATAGAAGAAGTGGATACTATGATAAATGTGGTAAAGAAAAAACTAAAAAGAAGTGTAAACAATGATTAA
- a CDS encoding sulfatase-like hydrolase/transferase, protein MQNIINKLGERYGKSYLWILLFAAITFIKVFVVQRFMEVSNISLWFICINLLLIFGIYTITLVLPDRWRVPGLFLIYGLLSTVAFADIVHFRYFRVPISIYSIYSAGQVSAVGDSVKSLIKPGDIFLFIDIPILACVFWIKKIAIKASLKDERIIAFATSILMVFSISYLNGVKVDKNMYTVNQLGLLNYHLHDAVQFFKQDKLEDVNMQSYLDRRNGNKKRIEDLKGYGIAKGRNVFVIQVEALQNFVINKEIEGKPITPVLNSLVNKDSFYFDKYFQQLGRGNTSDAEFVSHSSMYASMRSFSYKEYEGVDLYTLPNALKAKGYSTIAFHGNDPEFWNRKNAYPAQGLDKFISVDKLNSDEVIGLGISDGSLFKQSIDYYKELKEPFYSFSVTLTSHHPFVIPENFKGLSVQGEYKDTMLGNYVESINYFDTVLGEFIEELKQEGLYDNSVIAIYGDHFGIEMHDSEIRKQASSFLNREYNYEDLLNIPLIIHVPGAGVEETISTTGGQLDFFPTMLNIMGVAPSSDFLMGQDLLNAKEGFVAQQNVMNKGSFIDDEKIFEMSSDGRFENSKAWSLHTGEPVDLELCREGYERAIQDINLSNYLADSYVKGDKVVEVDKDKKITFTDILDHRSEEAIEYMAEKEIVSGHSDSRFYPDNPIKKSEFLKILLSALVIDVDTSTGGDWWAPYANAAIEKNIINDAELTNSSQADEFISTEQALIWLEKAVKEDDTFDLDPEDGIDNISKDLNLDSTDKLTRGLTAEILYKVING, encoded by the coding sequence ATGCAAAATATAATTAATAAATTAGGTGAAAGATATGGCAAGTCTTATTTATGGATATTGCTATTTGCAGCTATTACATTTATAAAGGTTTTTGTAGTACAAAGATTTATGGAAGTATCGAATATATCACTATGGTTTATATGTATTAATCTCCTGCTTATATTTGGAATATATACAATTACTTTAGTATTACCAGACCGATGGAGAGTCCCAGGGCTATTTTTAATTTATGGACTGTTATCTACTGTAGCTTTTGCCGATATTGTGCATTTTAGATATTTCCGTGTACCAATATCCATATATTCTATTTATTCTGCAGGGCAGGTAAGTGCTGTAGGAGATAGTGTAAAAAGCTTGATTAAACCAGGGGATATTTTTCTTTTTATAGATATTCCTATATTAGCTTGTGTATTTTGGATAAAGAAGATTGCTATTAAAGCAAGTCTAAAGGATGAAAGAATAATTGCTTTTGCAACATCTATATTAATGGTATTTTCAATATCTTACCTAAATGGAGTTAAAGTAGATAAAAATATGTACACTGTTAATCAGTTAGGTCTACTTAACTACCATTTACATGACGCAGTCCAGTTTTTTAAACAGGATAAACTAGAAGATGTGAATATGCAAAGCTATTTAGATAGAAGAAATGGGAATAAAAAAAGAATAGAAGATTTAAAAGGTTATGGTATAGCAAAAGGTAGAAATGTATTTGTTATTCAGGTAGAAGCTTTGCAAAACTTTGTTATTAATAAAGAGATTGAGGGTAAACCTATAACCCCTGTATTAAATAGCTTGGTTAACAAAGATAGTTTCTATTTTGATAAATATTTTCAGCAACTAGGGAGAGGAAATACCTCTGATGCAGAGTTTGTATCCCATAGCTCAATGTATGCTTCTATGCGATCATTTTCATATAAAGAGTATGAGGGGGTAGATTTATATACCCTACCTAATGCACTAAAGGCAAAGGGCTATAGTACTATTGCTTTTCATGGTAATGATCCCGAGTTTTGGAATAGAAAAAATGCATATCCCGCGCAAGGATTAGATAAATTTATTAGTGTAGATAAGTTGAATAGTGATGAGGTTATTGGGCTAGGTATTTCAGATGGATCTTTATTTAAGCAGTCTATTGATTATTATAAGGAATTAAAAGAGCCATTCTATAGTTTTTCTGTTACCTTAACCAGTCATCATCCGTTTGTTATTCCAGAAAACTTTAAAGGGTTAAGTGTACAGGGAGAGTATAAAGATACTATGCTTGGAAATTACGTCGAGTCAATTAATTATTTTGATACAGTGCTAGGTGAGTTTATTGAAGAGTTAAAGCAGGAAGGTTTGTACGATAATTCTGTTATAGCTATTTATGGAGATCACTTTGGTATTGAAATGCATGACTCTGAAATTAGAAAGCAGGCTTCTAGTTTTCTTAATAGGGAGTATAACTATGAAGACTTATTAAATATTCCTCTAATTATACATGTTCCAGGTGCAGGAGTAGAAGAAACTATATCTACAACTGGTGGGCAACTTGACTTTTTCCCTACAATGCTAAATATTATGGGAGTTGCACCTTCATCCGATTTCTTAATGGGGCAGGATTTATTAAATGCGAAGGAAGGCTTTGTTGCCCAGCAAAATGTTATGAATAAAGGGTCTTTTATTGACGATGAGAAGATATTTGAAATGTCTAGTGATGGTAGGTTCGAAAATAGTAAGGCATGGAGCTTGCATACTGGTGAGCCTGTAGATTTAGAACTATGTAGGGAGGGTTATGAAAGAGCAATACAAGATATTAATCTGTCGAACTATTTAGCAGATAGCTATGTAAAAGGCGACAAGGTTGTAGAGGTAGATAAAGATAAAAAAATTACTTTTACTGATATACTTGACCATAGATCAGAAGAAGCTATCGAATATATGGCAGAGAAAGAAATTGTAAGTGGACATTCAGATTCTAGATTTTATCCTGATAATCCTATTAAAAAATCAGAGTTCTTAAAGATACTTCTATCTGCATTAGTTATAGATGTAGATACAAGTACTGGTGGAGATTGGTGGGCACCTTACGCTAATGCAGCTATAGAAAAAAATATTATTAATGATGCAGAGCTTACAAATTCTTCCCAAGCAGACGAGTTTATTTCTACAGAACAGGCCTTAATATGGTTAGAGAAGGCGGTTAAGGAAGATGACACCTTTGACTTAGATCCAGAGGATGGTATTGATAATATTAGTAAGGATTTAAATTTAGATAGTACTGATAAGCTAACTAGAGGTTTGACTGCGGAGATTTTGTATAAGGTTATAAATGGATAG
- a CDS encoding B12-binding domain-containing radical SAM protein, whose translation MGKNVLLIGFYNEKALGVRYLSNALNTNGYNAHILYFKEFNSVNPSKASQKELDLLENLINEIKPSYIGLSVMSSLYLESVYLVNDRIREKSNVPIIWGGVYSTLFPEEALKYGDYVIQGEGELPLIELLNSLEQGKDPSHIENVVLHNEQKQLVKNSLRPLVQELDTLGYPKIGGDNVYFIHNDEIAYGDPQIKGFTYELTASRGCPFACSYCSSVNLKRTYAGKGRYVRFRSVDSVMHELKEAKSSIKNLKVIHFWDEIFSDEEGWIEEFKERYKKEIGIPFKIWGHPLKINERIINNLVEAGLYQIVVGIQSGSPRIRKEIFHRKESQEEIINASRILSKCKVPKVIYDFMLQHPFETLEDLKETYKLCLQLEPPFELQLHGLNFLPGTDIIDKAIEANLLSEEELNRIMYSSIQEQYDMYWGPAAVNQLNESSTWVALTYLTQFPKLRPMVENLAAEVEKGNKENVVVRLQKFMKQVTRFRNLAGKAKLVISKS comes from the coding sequence ATGGGTAAGAATGTCCTACTAATTGGATTTTATAATGAAAAAGCATTAGGCGTTAGATATCTTTCCAATGCATTAAATACTAATGGATATAATGCTCACATCTTATATTTTAAAGAGTTTAATAGTGTTAATCCAAGTAAAGCCAGTCAAAAAGAACTTGATTTATTAGAAAATTTAATAAATGAAATTAAACCTTCCTATATTGGGTTAAGTGTTATGTCTTCTCTATATTTAGAGTCTGTATATTTAGTAAATGATAGAATTAGGGAGAAATCTAATGTACCAATTATTTGGGGTGGTGTGTATTCTACACTTTTCCCTGAAGAAGCATTAAAGTATGGAGATTATGTTATTCAAGGTGAGGGAGAGCTACCTTTAATAGAGCTATTAAACTCTTTAGAACAAGGTAAAGATCCTTCTCATATTGAGAATGTTGTATTACACAATGAACAAAAACAATTAGTTAAAAACTCATTAAGACCATTAGTTCAAGAATTAGATACGTTAGGTTATCCTAAGATAGGTGGAGATAATGTTTATTTTATCCATAACGATGAAATTGCATATGGAGATCCACAAATTAAAGGATTTACCTATGAATTAACTGCATCTAGAGGTTGTCCTTTCGCCTGTTCTTATTGTAGTTCTGTTAATTTAAAAAGAACTTATGCTGGAAAAGGGAGATATGTACGTTTTCGTTCTGTAGATAGTGTTATGCATGAGTTAAAAGAGGCTAAATCCTCTATTAAAAACTTAAAAGTTATTCATTTTTGGGACGAAATTTTCTCTGATGAAGAGGGCTGGATAGAAGAATTTAAAGAACGATATAAGAAGGAAATAGGTATTCCTTTCAAAATATGGGGACATCCACTAAAGATAAACGAAAGAATTATTAATAATCTTGTTGAAGCAGGTCTTTATCAAATTGTTGTAGGGATTCAAAGTGGTTCCCCTAGAATAAGAAAAGAGATATTCCATAGAAAAGAAAGCCAAGAAGAAATAATTAATGCTAGTCGTATTTTATCTAAATGTAAGGTTCCTAAGGTTATATATGACTTTATGCTACAGCATCCATTCGAAACCTTGGAGGATTTAAAGGAGACCTACAAACTTTGCTTACAACTGGAACCACCATTTGAACTACAGTTACATGGTCTAAATTTCTTACCAGGAACTGATATTATTGATAAAGCAATTGAGGCAAATCTTTTATCTGAAGAAGAATTGAATAGGATTATGTATAGCTCTATTCAAGAGCAATATGATATGTATTGGGGACCGGCAGCTGTTAATCAATTAAATGAAAGTAGCACATGGGTGGCTTTAACATATCTAACACAATTTCCTAAACTAAGACCTATGGTTGAAAATCTTGCTGCAGAAGTAGAAAAAGGAAATAAGGAAAATGTTGTTGTAAGGCTTCAAAAATTTATGAAGCAGGTTACAAGGTTTAGAAATTTAGCGGGTAAAGCAAAGCTAGTTATAAGTAAAAGCTAA
- a CDS encoding TetR/AcrR family transcriptional regulator, protein MNSLKEQKRIDIIEAATKVFRIYGFHKAKVEVIAKEAGIGKGTVYEYFDSKKDLFEQVIKYMAETYLDMAREAMDLAETVKEKLIAFAQHHGNFVSEHMDMAENVIPGPGFMSEEMKYQMIEMKQSIFLLIDEALEMGIETGELRPDLNKRIATFSILGAINHNYAFQVYFKSINPKDIDSRPIIDTVFNGLSNK, encoded by the coding sequence GTGAACTCCTTAAAAGAACAAAAGAGAATTGACATTATTGAAGCTGCAACTAAGGTTTTTAGAATATATGGATTTCATAAGGCAAAAGTTGAAGTAATAGCGAAAGAAGCGGGAATTGGGAAAGGTACAGTATACGAATACTTTGATAGCAAAAAAGATTTATTTGAACAAGTGATAAAATATATGGCAGAAACTTATCTGGATATGGCACGTGAAGCAATGGATCTTGCTGAAACAGTTAAAGAAAAGCTAATAGCATTTGCACAGCATCATGGAAACTTTGTAAGTGAACACATGGACATGGCTGAAAATGTTATTCCAGGACCAGGATTTATGTCAGAGGAAATGAAGTATCAAATGATTGAAATGAAACAGTCAATATTTCTTCTAATTGATGAAGCCTTGGAAATGGGGATTGAAACCGGTGAACTTAGGCCAGATTTAAATAAAAGAATAGCAACATTCTCTATACTAGGAGCTATCAATCATAACTATGCGTTTCAAGTATATTTTAAAAGTATTAACCCAAAGGATATTGATTCTAGACCTATTATCGATACTGTCTTCAATGGTTTATCTAACAAATAA